A single genomic interval of Streptococcus suis harbors:
- the galE gene encoding UDP-glucose 4-epimerase GalE yields MSILVTGGAGYIGSHTVVELLKLGKEVVIVDNLSNSSILVLDRIETITGKRPTFYELDVADKEALRQVFENENIEAAIHFAGYKAVGESVAKPIMYYENNIMSTLALVEVMAEFGVKKIVFSSSATVYGLNNPSPLVETMPTSATNPYGYTKVMLEQILRDVEVADKEWSIALLRYFNPIGAHESGLIGEDPAGIPNNLMPFIAQVAVGKREELSVFGNDYDTVDGTGVRDYIHVIDLALGHIKALEKISTTAGVHTYNLGSGQGTSVLELVQAFEKVNGVPVPYKIVDRRPGDVATCYANADKAWKELNWKTEKTIEDMCRDTWNWQSKNPNGYEG; encoded by the coding sequence ATGAGTATCTTAGTTACTGGTGGTGCAGGTTATATTGGTAGTCATACGGTTGTCGAATTGTTGAAGTTGGGGAAAGAAGTGGTTATCGTGGATAATCTTTCAAACTCAAGTATTTTGGTTTTAGATCGCATTGAAACCATCACTGGCAAGCGCCCAACTTTCTATGAGTTGGACGTGGCAGATAAGGAAGCCTTGCGCCAAGTTTTTGAAAATGAAAACATTGAGGCAGCCATTCACTTTGCTGGCTACAAGGCAGTCGGTGAGTCCGTAGCTAAGCCAATTATGTACTATGAAAACAATATCATGTCAACCCTAGCTTTGGTGGAAGTCATGGCAGAATTTGGTGTTAAGAAAATTGTCTTCTCCTCAAGTGCGACTGTTTATGGCCTCAATAATCCATCGCCTTTGGTTGAAACTATGCCAACTAGCGCAACGAATCCGTACGGCTATACCAAAGTTATGTTGGAACAAATCTTGCGTGATGTGGAAGTAGCAGATAAGGAGTGGAGTATTGCATTGCTCCGTTATTTCAATCCAATCGGTGCCCATGAATCTGGCTTGATTGGGGAAGATCCGGCTGGTATTCCTAATAATTTGATGCCGTTTATTGCACAGGTAGCCGTTGGTAAACGTGAGGAGCTCAGCGTTTTTGGTAACGATTATGATACAGTTGATGGTACTGGAGTGCGTGATTATATCCATGTGATTGATTTGGCACTCGGTCATATCAAGGCGCTTGAAAAAATTTCAACTACTGCAGGTGTACATACTTACAATCTTGGTTCAGGCCAAGGAACCAGTGTCTTAGAACTGGTTCAGGCTTTTGAAAAAGTGAATGGTGTACCGGTACCTTATAAAATTGTAGACCGTCGTCCAGGTGATGTGGCAACCTGTTACGCCAACGCAGACAAGGCTTGGAAAGAGTTGAACTGGAAAACAGAAAAAACAATTGAAGACATGTGTCGAGATACGTGGAACTGGCAATCGAAAAATCCAAATGGATACGAAGGATAA
- the rpsU gene encoding 30S ribosomal protein S21 produces the protein MSKTVVRKNESLDDALRRFKRAVTKAGTLQETRKREFYEKPSVKRKRKSEAARKRKKF, from the coding sequence ATGTCAAAAACAGTAGTACGCAAGAACGAATCACTTGATGATGCTCTTCGTCGTTTCAAACGTGCGGTTACTAAAGCTGGTACTCTTCAAGAAACGCGCAAACGCGAATTCTACGAAAAACCATCTGTAAAACGTAAACGTAAATCAGAAGCAGCTCGCAAGCGTAAAAAATTCTAA
- a CDS encoding TIGR01906 family membrane protein, translating to MRTKLQIIGTILFVLSAAVLGTIYLAWLVYPLEISFLGLEKVVYMKAADISYNFNILMNYLTNPFASVLDMPNFSSSADGLKHFADVKHLFHLVQVAFLISLSAVFYFWKEVVRKGYGKLYQAVFLWMAAVPLFIAVLGLLIGFDSFFTLFHQVLFPGDSTWLFNPNTDPVIYILPAEFFLHCFLLFFVLYEIICGAWLLLLRKKGKKS from the coding sequence ATGAGAACTAAGTTACAGATTATCGGAACGATTTTATTTGTCTTATCGGCAGCAGTTCTAGGAACCATCTACCTAGCTTGGCTAGTTTATCCGCTTGAGATTTCTTTTTTGGGGTTGGAAAAAGTTGTTTACATGAAAGCGGCAGATATTTCCTACAATTTCAATATCCTGATGAACTATCTGACCAATCCTTTTGCAAGTGTTTTAGACATGCCAAATTTTTCATCCTCAGCTGATGGTCTCAAACATTTTGCGGATGTCAAGCATCTCTTTCATCTGGTTCAGGTTGCTTTCCTGATTAGTTTGTCTGCGGTTTTCTATTTTTGGAAAGAAGTGGTGCGAAAAGGATATGGAAAATTGTATCAAGCCGTCTTTCTATGGATGGCAGCAGTACCCTTATTCATTGCTGTACTAGGTTTGTTGATTGGTTTCGATTCTTTCTTTACTCTCTTTCATCAAGTTCTTTTTCCTGGTGACTCGACCTGGCTCTTCAACCCAAATACGGATCCGGTTATCTACATCTTACCAGCAGAATTCTTCCTGCATTGTTTTCTCCTATTCTTTGTCTTGTATGAAATCATCTGTGGAGCTTGGCTATTGCTCCTAAGGAAAAAGGGGAAAAAGTCGTGA
- a CDS encoding TIGR01457 family HAD-type hydrolase encodes MTYTGYLIDLDGTIYEGKKRIPAGERFIHGLQERQIPYLFVTNNTTRRPETVQAMLAENFNIETPLETIYTASLATVDYMNDLGKEKTVYVIGEDGLKSAIFEAGYVEDTENPAYVVVGLDTQLTYEKLTIATLAIQKGATFIGTNPDLNIPTERGHLPGAGSLIALLKAATRVEPTFIGKPEAIIMDKALEILGTERSQTVMVGDNYLTDIRAGIDNGFPTLLVLTGFTKPEEVEGLPLAPTHVLNSLDEWSFDEN; translated from the coding sequence ATGACATATACAGGTTACTTGATTGATTTGGATGGTACGATTTATGAAGGGAAAAAGCGGATTCCTGCTGGTGAACGGTTTATTCATGGACTGCAGGAACGTCAGATTCCCTATTTATTCGTGACCAACAATACCACCCGCCGTCCTGAAACGGTACAAGCTATGTTGGCTGAAAATTTTAACATTGAGACACCGCTTGAAACAATCTATACAGCCAGTCTGGCGACAGTAGATTATATGAATGATTTGGGCAAGGAAAAGACAGTCTATGTCATTGGAGAAGACGGGCTCAAGTCTGCCATTTTTGAGGCAGGTTATGTGGAAGACACGGAAAATCCAGCCTATGTTGTCGTCGGTTTGGATACTCAGTTGACCTATGAAAAACTGACCATTGCCACCTTGGCTATTCAAAAGGGAGCGACTTTTATCGGTACCAATCCTGACTTGAACATTCCGACGGAGCGTGGTCACTTGCCAGGTGCGGGTTCACTGATTGCGCTTTTGAAAGCTGCTACCCGAGTAGAGCCGACCTTTATCGGTAAGCCTGAAGCCATTATCATGGACAAGGCTCTGGAGATTTTAGGGACGGAGCGTAGCCAAACGGTTATGGTCGGAGATAACTACTTGACGGATATTCGGGCTGGTATTGACAATGGATTTCCAACTCTTTTAGTCCTAACAGGCTTTACCAAGCCAGAAGAAGTAGAAGGGTTGCCCCTTGCTCCGACCCATGTCCTTAACAGCCTAGATGAATGGAGTTTTGATGAGAACTAA
- a CDS encoding acyl-ACP thioesterase domain-containing protein: MGLTYQEEFTIPFDMVDVKQEIKLPDFISYCLGVSGRQSEELGRSDLYVFQEFGLIWVVTDYELTIQGLPKYNETITIKTEAVAYNKFFCHRMFYIYDEAGNLLLDILCYFVLIDFETRKVAPVPEDLIAPYQSEQVKKLPRAPKYQLLENPSVQEFPVRYFDLDMNGHVNNGKYLEWMYEALGYDFLLCHVPKKIQLKYLKEVEATSLVSSRMVSNACVSQHEIVVDGHIHAQAVIEWRERHVAG, from the coding sequence ATGGGACTAACATACCAAGAAGAGTTCACCATTCCCTTTGATATGGTGGATGTTAAACAAGAAATCAAACTGCCTGACTTTATTTCCTACTGTCTCGGTGTGTCAGGTCGGCAGTCGGAAGAACTAGGTCGCAGTGACCTCTATGTTTTTCAGGAGTTTGGCTTGATTTGGGTCGTGACAGATTATGAACTGACCATTCAAGGCCTACCCAAGTATAATGAAACCATCACGATAAAAACAGAAGCAGTTGCCTACAACAAGTTTTTCTGTCATCGGATGTTCTACATCTACGATGAAGCGGGCAATCTCTTGCTAGATATTCTTTGTTATTTTGTTTTGATTGATTTTGAAACTCGCAAGGTGGCGCCTGTGCCAGAAGATTTGATTGCTCCTTACCAGTCTGAGCAGGTCAAGAAATTGCCTCGGGCTCCCAAGTATCAGCTCTTGGAAAATCCATCTGTCCAAGAATTTCCTGTTCGCTATTTTGACTTGGATATGAATGGGCATGTCAATAATGGCAAGTATCTGGAATGGATGTATGAAGCACTAGGCTATGATTTTCTGCTCTGCCATGTCCCTAAAAAAATCCAACTCAAGTATCTCAAGGAGGTAGAGGCGACTAGCTTGGTAAGTTCACGCATGGTGTCTAATGCTTGTGTCAGTCAGCATGAGATTGTGGTAGATGGGCATATCCATGCGCAAGCTGTCATAGAATGGAGGGAGCGTCATGTCGCAGGATAA
- the hemW gene encoding radical SAM family heme chaperone HemW, giving the protein MKKRPTSAYIHIPFCTQICYYCDFSKVFIKNQPVDDYLAALMEEVKFYDLPALKTLYIGGGTPSALSAEQLDYLLTNLEDLLDLSQLEEFTIEANPGDLTADKIAVLKKSKCNRVSLGVQTFDDRMLKKIGRSHNQAQIYETIAALKEAGFHNISIDLIYALPGQTMEQVVDNVARALELNIPHMSLYSLILENHTVFMNRQRRGNLHLPNEDLESDMFDYILQELEKNGFEHYEISNFTKPGFESRHNLMYWDNSEYYGLGAGASGYIDGMRYRNRGPIQHYLKSIREKGHSRLHEEFLSKTEQMEEEMFLGLRKKTGVSIERFEEKFGISFEDRYGQVVRDLKIEGLLQEEDRWLRMTKKGLFLGDTVAERFI; this is encoded by the coding sequence ATGAAAAAACGACCGACATCTGCCTATATCCACATTCCATTTTGCACCCAGATTTGTTACTACTGTGATTTTTCCAAGGTCTTTATTAAGAACCAGCCTGTTGATGACTATCTGGCAGCCCTCATGGAAGAGGTTAAGTTTTACGACCTCCCAGCCCTCAAGACTCTCTACATCGGAGGCGGAACACCGTCGGCTCTCTCAGCAGAACAGTTGGACTACCTCCTGACCAATCTGGAGGACTTGCTGGACTTGTCACAGCTGGAAGAGTTCACTATCGAGGCCAATCCAGGTGACTTGACGGCAGACAAGATTGCAGTTCTAAAAAAATCCAAGTGCAATCGGGTGTCGCTGGGTGTTCAAACCTTTGATGACCGTATGTTGAAAAAAATTGGTCGCAGCCACAATCAAGCCCAGATTTATGAAACCATTGCAGCCCTCAAGGAAGCGGGTTTCCACAACATTTCCATCGACCTGATTTATGCCCTGCCTGGTCAGACCATGGAGCAGGTGGTGGACAATGTTGCCAGAGCCTTGGAGCTGAATATTCCACACATGAGCCTCTACAGCTTGATTTTGGAGAATCACACGGTCTTCATGAACCGCCAACGCCGTGGCAACCTCCATCTGCCCAACGAAGATCTGGAGTCCGATATGTTCGACTACATTCTTCAGGAGTTGGAGAAAAACGGCTTTGAGCACTACGAGATTTCCAACTTCACCAAGCCCGGCTTTGAAAGCCGCCACAATCTCATGTACTGGGACAACTCCGAGTATTACGGCTTGGGAGCTGGAGCATCTGGCTACATCGATGGTATGCGCTACCGCAATCGCGGCCCCATCCAGCACTACCTCAAGTCCATCCGCGAAAAAGGCCATTCTCGCTTACACGAAGAGTTTCTCAGTAAGACTGAGCAGATGGAAGAAGAGATGTTTTTAGGGCTACGGAAAAAAACTGGCGTGTCCATTGAGCGATTCGAAGAAAAGTTTGGTATCTCCTTTGAAGATCGCTACGGTCAGGTGGTCAGAGACTTGAAAATTGAAGGGCTCTTGCAAGAAGAAGACCGTTGGCTTCGGATGACCAAAAAAGGATTGTTTCTTGGCGATACAGTTGCCGAGCGTTTCATATAG